A single region of the Aeromonas hydrophila subsp. hydrophila ATCC 7966 genome encodes:
- the glpC gene encoding anaerobic glycerol-3-phosphate dehydrogenase subunit GlpC: MLLDHANQTFDQCIKCTVCTAYCPVAKANPAYPGPKQAGPDGERLRIKSPELFDSALKYCTNCKRCEVACPSGVRIGDIIAKAKHQYSGFKPGIREFVLSHTDLMGSMSTLMAPVVNFTTGLKPMKLVLDKALGVSSHRDLPKYSQGTFRGWYKKQKASQARFERQIAYFHGCYVNYNHPQLGKELVQVLNAMNIGVQLLEREKCCGVPLIANGFMDKAKQQAAFNIKQLENTLLGNEMPLLATSSTCGFTLRDEYPHLLEQDNHKVRDRISLVTRFLWNEFYKGNKPAMKPLNLHIAYHTPCHMEKMGGVIYTLELLRAIPGVKVTVLDSQCCGIAGTYGFKSENYQTSQAIGEGLFDQINRLKPDLVITDCETCKWQIEMSTPFPCEHPIHLLARALA; encoded by the coding sequence ATGCTACTGGATCATGCCAACCAAACTTTCGATCAGTGCATCAAATGCACTGTCTGTACCGCCTACTGCCCGGTGGCCAAGGCCAACCCAGCCTACCCCGGCCCCAAGCAGGCGGGCCCGGATGGGGAGCGGCTGCGCATCAAGAGCCCCGAGCTCTTTGACAGCGCCCTCAAGTACTGCACCAACTGCAAGCGCTGCGAAGTGGCCTGCCCGAGCGGGGTACGCATCGGCGACATCATCGCCAAGGCCAAGCACCAGTACAGCGGCTTCAAACCGGGGATCCGCGAATTCGTGCTCTCCCACACCGATCTGATGGGCAGCATGTCCACCCTGATGGCTCCGGTGGTCAACTTCACCACCGGCCTCAAGCCGATGAAGCTGGTGCTGGACAAGGCGCTGGGGGTCTCCTCCCACCGCGACCTGCCCAAATACTCCCAGGGCACCTTCCGCGGCTGGTACAAGAAGCAGAAAGCGAGTCAGGCCCGCTTCGAGCGCCAGATCGCTTACTTCCACGGCTGCTACGTCAACTACAACCACCCGCAGCTCGGCAAGGAGCTGGTGCAGGTGCTCAACGCCATGAACATCGGCGTCCAGCTGCTGGAGCGGGAGAAGTGCTGCGGCGTGCCGCTGATTGCCAACGGCTTCATGGACAAGGCCAAACAGCAGGCGGCCTTCAACATCAAGCAGCTGGAGAACACCCTGCTCGGCAACGAGATGCCGCTGCTGGCCACCTCCTCCACCTGCGGCTTCACCCTGCGCGACGAATATCCCCACCTGCTGGAACAGGACAACCACAAGGTGCGCGATCGCATCTCGCTGGTGACCCGCTTCCTGTGGAACGAGTTCTACAAGGGCAACAAGCCGGCGATGAAACCACTCAATCTGCACATCGCCTACCACACCCCCTGCCACATGGAGAAGATGGGGGGCGTCATCTATACCCTCGAGCTGCTGCGCGCCATCCCAGGGGTCAAGGTGACCGTGCTGGACTCCCAGTGCTGCGGCATCGCCGGAACCTACGGCTTCAAGTCGGAGAACTACCAGACCAGCCAGGCCATCGGTGAAGGGCTGTTTGATCAGATAAACCGGCTCAAGCCCGATCTGGTCATTACCGACTGCGAGACCTGCAAATGGCAGATCGAGATGAGCACGCCGTTTCCTTGTGAACACCCCATCCACCTGCTGGCCAGAGCCTTGGCGTGA